GAATTATATGCATAGTATGGGTATGCAACAGgtaccaccaccaccacaacaacaacaacaacaaaatcaaaaccaacaacagaTGCAGATGCAACAAATGCAACAAATGCAACAAATGCAACAAATGCAACAGCACGGTCAGCCACAACAACCGAACCTTCCAACTGAACAGCTTCCACAGCAGTATCAACAATTACCTAACGTTCAACAACATCCGAATCCGCAAAATTCAACGGTAAACAACCAACAGCCTCAGCAGCAACACGTCACCCAATTACAACAAAAGGGTCAAAAcattcaacatcaacaaccaCATCCAATCAACGTCGAACAGAAGATTGATTTGAACTCTTTCCCATCAATTGAAGTTGCGAGTGCCAAGGGTAATGGTCACGTCAACCATGATGATGCTAACATCGAAGTGAACTCTGAGTCAGATGGGGAAAGAGCGGACCTCCCAAAAACACAGTCTAATCACCAACACCATATGAATCAGTACCATAATCAACGTTTTGCTCACAATAACCAATTTCATAATAACTACAAGCAAAAGTCCCACATGCAAAGACAGCAACAATTACAGCTGCAACTGGCCAATATGTCACCCGAACAACGTGATCACTTTTTGTCCAGGCAAGAGAAAGTTCAGAAAATCACTAGATGTTCTGGTTTTATGACACcaaaagataaagattTTGTGACTAGGTTTCAATTGTCTCAGATTGTTACTGATGACCCATACAATGAAGATTTCTATAGCCAAGTTTACAAGGTTTTGAATTCAGCCAATGGCGAAAACAATATGAATTCTTTGGCACAGAAGTATCTTGAACAATCTGGCCATAGACTTGGAGGTAGATCCAAGAGAGCAGATATTGCTCTTCAAAGGATGCAACAACAAGTTTCTAAGGCTGTTTCGGTTGCCAAAGAAAGAGGTGAAAGTACTGGTATCTTAACTAAAGCAGGTGCACTAGGTAAAGTTTCATTTGGTAATGGTAAACAACCAAGAAGGCAATTGATTATCCACAACCAAGAGAGCGAACAGGATGATAAAGCCAGTACCAAAGCTAACACGAAAAAGGAGATAGTTTTGCCTAAGGAATTCACCTTTTCCAAGTCTGCAAGAACCTTCCAACTATcaataattgaaaaaatctaCAATGAGGTCTTGAAATTAGAATCtcttgaaagagaaaatcaacaatatgAAACTAGCCAACTATGGAAATCTTTGCATATCAATGATGTTATTAAGACATCTGCTGGTGAGGTTATGAACCCATTTATTTCCATTTTAAGTTATGATaagatgatgaagttatTTGATAGAatgttccattttttcaCACCAGAACAAAAGCTCGAATTGACATCTCAACTGTTTCTCCATCTCCAAGATTTGGATGTCATTAGAAAGGGATCTTACCAGAACTACAGTGCAAATAATTatgaaattccaaatgaGGTTAGCAAAAAAATCGATTTATTCCAAATTGCAGTTTTGAAGGGATTGGTGTTCTATTTGAGTGAATCAAACTTTTCGTATGTTTTAACTTGGCTGAATACCCTAGTAACATCCAAGACTATTCTTTTCATAGTTACTACCAAAATTGGCTTATCTTTAATTACAGTTCTAATATCCAGATTGGAATTGATTAAGCAAGAGTTTGGAAGTTCTATCAGTGCACAAGAACTCTCCCAATGGCAAACCGTATATGATCAATTATTCCAGTGTCTGGAAGGCAGGCTATCAACTTGCTTCCCGCCATATATTTCTCATGATGAGGCCAGAAAAGTTACAAATAAGGACTCGAACGATGATGGATCTTATGTCTGGCAATTTTTAGCTTCATTGACATTGACAGGCCAACTAAACCACCAAAGaattattgttgatgaagtcAGAAATGAGATTTTCGGTGTTATGGCTGTTGCAAAGGAGCTAAAGTCTAAAGGAGAATTAGATAGTGCTTCTAGATATTTGGATAATTTGAACTTGTTCTTGAATGCCATGGGATTGGTTGCAACAGAGGATGACATCTCACAACTGAACGAAtaatatatgtatattaCGTTGTCGTTAACTATATAATCTACTTACCTTACTTTTTCCCCCACATTTAACTATGTAATCATTATGCATTATTAGTATACTAGTAATTCCAATATACCGATAAACCATCACTAGTAATACCGTCACCAACCATTGTGTATTGTTTCTTAGTTTGTGGCTTGGTAGTCACTAAACTCTCAACcaggaaataaaaaaattatatcCAAATTAGGCAATGCTAAAAACCAGCTTTGCAACTGCCTACTTTCCGAATGATCTCTGATCGATGAACTCCCTTTTTAATCCACAAGCCACATACGCTTTTCgaaattgtatattttaCAGCCCTTATCATCTTCTTGCTTAAGGAGTGAAAACAGCTTTTTAAGCATTGGAAAACACACAATGACCGATTCCGAAGTAGAACCCCTTCTAGGTAAATCCGCTGGATCAAGCGTGTATGATAGAATTCCAAGTGATGCctcattgaaaaaaagtcCCTCTTCTACTCTGCCAATCCAAATAGAGGAAGGGACCCCTAGTCAAGCGAAAAGCAATACCACTGACACAGATTCTGAAAAAAGTGCTTTAAACAGTGGATTAAAAATCCCTCCAAGATCAAACTCCCGTTCATACTCATTATCGAAAGCATCAACGAGAAATAGTCCACCAAAGTTTCCTTCAATCGAAAACTTGTCGCAAAATCCAAATACAACAATCAATAGCTTTAAAGTAGGAAATACAGCTGGTAATAGAACATCTGTCTTTTCGGATTACTCTGGTATTGTTCAGCAAGTAGATATTGATACCATTAAATTTGTTGGAAACAAAGATAGTGTTCAATTAAGCGGaaacttttcttcttcctcttcgGACCATTATATTCAAGAAGATAATGATGCTTCAAGTTTGCCGAAAACTCCAAGGGctttatcaaaagaaaaataccCGGGCACAAATGCACTGGATAGTAAAAATATGGCTAACCTTATcagaaaaaatacagaaCATAGTCCAATCAAAAAAACAGGGCTTCCCTTACCTGAATCCCCATTGCCTAAACTTCATGACGCTTATAAGCATCCAAGGTCGGTTGAGACTTCCCcgttgaagaaaagacaTCAAAAGTCGTTATCTAATGCAAGCTCAGAAAGTTCAAAAGTTCACCAACAACTAGACAATATCATGAAAGAAGTAGAAGATTTACAAAGTGTTATAGATGATGATCAATTAAAAAAGACAGGCTCAAAACTTTCCATGGCTTCTACGAACCATTCTTTTCATACAGCAGATGACGGGGACTCCATATACACTACTAATCCATTACTCGAACCTGAAGAAGATGGACAAAAGCCtgaagaagatgaggaaACTGTGACTTTGAAGTTTGGACATACGTTGGATCCATCACTGCTAGGAACTGTTAAACATGAATCGCCTTTAAGATTGAAGAACCCCAAAACAGAAAGCACCAAATCGCATGCAAAGAGcacatcatcaaaatcaggGAAGTCACGCCATAGCAAGAGCTCAAGCTCGCATAAGtcaaaaagaagatcaaCATCATCTAGAAATTCATTAAAGCCATTTTCTTATGAGACATTAGCAAAATTATTAAATGCTACAGATGGAATTATAATCGGCCAAGAATTTGCAACTTTGAACATACCAAGTGAAGAGAAGTTTCTGATTGAGAGGATAGTTGACTCGATAAGTAGGCTAACCGCTAATATGATGCTAAACCCTGCGAGATATGATCAAAGTTGTGCCAGACTAGAACGTGTTTTGAACGTTCTTGAAggttttgattgattcaCTTGTGTCTTTCTAGGCATAGCTTTATACTAATAATACCcttgtaattttttatttttaataCTTTCGTAATTATACTGATAAAAAATGTTTATTAAAGAACgttaatttatttttttttttttacaaaataGATCCTATTATACAACTATAATTTCGTTTTCTGATTTTCAAACAAGGGAGAATGGATCAATATATCCGGAAGAGAGAAGAATTGTATTTGTGACCCCCTTATGTATATCTGGGATGCGTGTTTGGTGGAACCATCCTTAGCGGTAACAATTACATCCTGAAGTTGCACATTCATACTGTCCTCAGCTTCCAATAGCTTACCTCTATAAGAAACTCCATTTGTAAGTTCTATAGTGACTATATGCCCATGTGCCTCGTGTAATAGTTTGATAGGGAGTGTAACAACCATTGTCCTTTGGTTAACTTGCACTCAGTCAGTGGATAGAAAACTCTTCCAGCCAATTTAGAAACAACACTGATACCTCCAAATCATGAAGGCGAGTCCTTCGGTGCGCCTATACGTGAAAATGATTGCATACCATGTAAAATGATTGCTTAATCAATTTGTCTAGAATTTGATGTATATATTCTCTTAGGCACCACGGGTCATGCAAGATCAAGCGGACACTTTAGAGAGAGCAAAAGAGGAGTCTAGcccattttcaattgaggAAGTGCAATTACAGTATCCGCTAAAATCTCGAGTTTGTAAGCTATTTGTCAGGAATAACTATGTCTATATTATATTAAAGTCTGGGACAATACAAGGAATTGATTTAGACAAACCAGAAGATGTAAATATAATCAACCTACCCATTGGAAGTGATCAGCAAATTAAAGACGCATGGGTTGATGATTTTAACTatcatttgattttacgaagttcaaaaaatgaatacTTTTATGTACGACATAACTCAAGCACATACAGTACACTTTCCAGATTGAAGAACCTGAATGTTAGCTGTATCTGCTTTTTTAGTAGATGTACTACAAAGACGTTTAGTGGTCCTTTGTTAGTTACGACATCGAACCGATTATTGTTAGAATATTCTATTGACAACAACAAggaaaagtttttgaaaactattGTGAAGCTAAAATTTCCCATAATTCAAATGGTTAGCTCATTACATGATGAATCCAAAGGAGTTCTTAGCTACAATGTTGATTTATTTGCGGAAACAGAGATTTTGTGCTACAAGACTAAGATACCTGCTGAACCGGCCTCAAATGTCCAAGTGTTTCAAGCTTTGGGGAAGGATACACCCTCTAAAGTCGATATTGAGGTGATAAGTAGAGTCACTTCACATGGAAACTACATGACGTTCTATAATTCAGAAACTATTTTTGTGGATAAGGTGGATTTGACTGAGTGTGATGAATTTAGCACTCGCCGTATTcccattgaagaaaatgttaGGTGTGTGGCTTTAACGGGATACTTCATCTTAGTCATTACAACAATGAACAAGCTGGTAGTATATAATCAGTTGAACTTTAAcataattgaaaagttcTCTTTGAGTTATCTTGGATTGAATATCTTGggaatttcatttgattcGATAAACAGAACATTTTGGTTGTATTCGGATCACCACATCTTTGAGCTAATAATCAACATAGAAAGTACTGGTATTATAGATGCTCTGATACAAAAACACATGTATGATGAGGCTCTCAAGATTGTTTCACCGTCAAATAAAGTGCATCGAAGTTTAATACTTCGTAAAAAAggttattttttgttaaaCGAACAACAATACAAGAAAGCGATTGACGTATTTTTACAAACAGATGAGGCATTTGATAGAGTGGCATTGGCAATTTTTGAGGTAGAAGATCAGAGTCTTTTAAGATACTATTTAAATTCGAAATTGAGTAGTTTACCTAGTTCAATGAAGGCTCAAAAAATTTTACTGGCCACTTGGATAGTGGAGACTTATGCTGAACAACTAAACTCGATTAAAAATACCTCAATAAATAGCACAAAACACAACAAATCCATTATCAATGGATTACAAAATGATGACTCAGACAACTTGAAATCATCTAGTATCgatcaagaatttcaaaacttcctcaagaaaaatatgaagatttttgataaagaaacaGTCTACCAAATTCTAATTTCACATAATTGCGGCGAtgatttgttgtttttcgCAGAACTAATGCAAGATtatgattttgttttgaaacACTACATATCCCTACAAAGATGGGATGCTTCATTATCGGTAATATCGAAGCAGCAAAGTCCAGAATTGGTGTACAAATCTGCAAGTGTACTTTTGGTAAattatccaaaaaaaacagtagATCTATGGATCAGACTAATTGATGATCTGAACCCTCAAAAGTTAATTCCAGCTCTCCTGACTTATAATAAAACTGTCATTACTTCTCGAAAGATCTTAGTAGACCAAAACCAGGCGATCAGGTTTCTCAAATATTTAATCTACGAAAAACAATCCAAGGATAAGCTAATTTACAATACttacttttctttcctcATTGCTTTTGCAAATACTGATGACGAAAACGTCACTTTAAAACATTTAGAGCAATTTGGAGaatcaaggaaaagatACTTTGGCTTGTCGGGCAATGGTGATGTTGCATTTGACtatgattttgttttgagaCTATGTTTCAAGTTTAATAAAATTCATTCTGCTATATATTTATACTCTTTTATGGgcaaaaatgaagatgcagTAACCCTTGCACTAAAtaatgatttgattgaaacGGCGATTCAAGTTGCGGAACAGCCCCATGGACTAGACGATACCACCAGAAAAATCTTATGGATGAAGATTAGTAAAGAATTGGTTGATAAAGTTCTTTCTAATAGAGAATATGTTTCTCAGCACAGcaatatatttatcaaagacaaAACTAACACTGAAATTGGTGCATCAACCAAtgaaatatatatactgctgaaatttttgaCTGAAGCATGTGAACTTATAACGATTAGAGATTTGCTGCCACTATTTCctgattttattgttatAGATAATTTTAAAGAATCTTTAGTGGCTGCCTTACAACAATTATCGGCAGATATGAATAAACTTTCCACCGAAATGGAGGCAGAATTGACTGAAGCTGAGAATGTAACACTAAAAATCAAGAACTTCAAATCAaggaattttcaaattattgatCCTTACGAATCATGCGAATTATGTCATCGTATATTAACTATAAGGaaatttattgtttttccttGCTCACATGCGTTTCATCAAGATTGTTTAGTAAAACGTATACTAGAATCCAATGATtataagaagaaaaatgcTATTTACAAGTTACAAAAGCAAATTTCCCTAAgtaaaagaaataatacATTATCGAAAGCGGTtaaaaaagatattgacATTCTTTTGTCTAGCTCTTGCTGTCTATGCTCCGATATGAAAattaatgaaattgaagagcCTCTAGTAAAGCCTGGTGATAACAAAATGGCCGAATGGAAGATTTAGTTGTGGTATCATCACAAAGAATCCCTTTGTTTCACTCATGGATTTTTTGCTTTATACAAGATATATCGGACTTTATATACATATGCTTACATAGAATTAGAATGTTTTAAATCTATTATTATCCAACTTCTTCGAAGCTCTCAAATTGCTCAACATCTCAGAGATTCTATATTCAATTAGTTCTCTTAATCTCGTAGCAGACTGGATATCTATAAAGCATTGCGGGAATCTATAAGCTAACCACATATAAGTTCCCATAGCTCTATGAAACTGTTCAAGTTTCATCAatctttcttcaactggAACGATTTTATTTACAGGCGTTCtcaaagtttgaaattctttgatttctgcCTTCTTAATTTTCTCGATTATTTCTTCCTTCATCGAAGCAGGAACTGGTTCTAGTTCAATATCACCGCCTTTAGTATGTATTTTTCTGTCTTTAATAATTGGCTCACCTTCGATTGAATCTTCTGAAGTTACATAAAATGGCATAGACtcgaaatcaaaaacagatTTCCTGCTTCTTGTTGCAATAGTTTCCATGAACTGTTTGAACAAATCATCGGTGACTAATTTCAAAGCTCTTGATGGAGCTCCTGTCAAAGTTGTTGGGCATGCAATACATTTAAGCTGATCTTGTATATAAAAGTTCTCGGTCAAGTTATGGGCctcaaaaaattttgaaaccGTCTTCCGGTCATCCAAtgattgaagaacaaaagtTCTTTTCAggtttttggtttttctaTAATGCTTGCTCAAGTCGTTCTCAAACTTCCTATATATAGAACTTAATGGGGTTCTTCCACTAAACATTGAGTAGTATCTAACCCATAACCCATCAGGTGGCCATAAGGTGGCAGTTTTCAAGTACTCGATAGGTGCATCTATGGCTTTCCTGACAACTTGTAGCTCGGTAGCGTTAATTGCCGTAATATGACCCTCTCCGCCACCAACACCATACCTACCAGCACGGCCACCAATCTGCTTAATATTTGAGTCTGTTAGAGTAACGTTTGCCTTACCGTTGTATTTTTGAGTAGTCGTGAAAATAACTCTATTAATCTTTAGGTTCAAACCCATACCAATGGCATCGGAGGCAACAACTATATCATAAACACCATCATTGAAGCGTTGAGCTTCTTGAGCTCTTGTTTCCGGCGGTAAGGCGCCATAAATAACAGCACATTTCAGGCCGGtctctttttcaacatgTGCCTTCATGTCTAAAATAACTGGCTTGCTAAAACATACGATACAATCACCCCTCTTTAATTCATGGAAATTGATCGGTTTGTCATCAACAACTAATTTGCCTAATCGGTTATATTCGTTGATTATTAAGTCGTCACCGGTCATTTTTAC
The Pichia kudriavzevii chromosome 2, complete sequence DNA segment above includes these coding regions:
- a CDS encoding uncharacterized protein (PKUD0B09400; similar to Saccharomyces cerevisiae YCR077C (PAT1); ancestral locus Anc_6.350); this translates as MSFFGFDPMAPPGGPDKPETLDFNDLEEDDALNDETFGAVAVSNLKDDFDFSLGGNSGAKQQTSLKPAPAPAPVAQNSVSYASAAQTKVDDILQPMASLWTDEKPASTDNANTPTSDNTRVLTLEEIEAKLRTQKTPIQQQQQQQPHQQQQHNIVAGNNMAQFQLPPYVTQMLMQPTVQQQIMAAVSSGRFANIQIATQAMIQMLLSGPNPMMQMPPQYGVQNGMNYMHSMGMQQVPPPPQQQQQQNQNQQQMQMQQMQQMQQMQQMQQHGQPQQPNLPTEQLPQQYQQLPNVQQHPNPQNSTVNNQQPQQQHVTQLQQKGQNIQHQQPHPINVEQKIDLNSFPSIEVASAKGNGHVNHDDANIEVNSESDGERADLPKTQSNHQHHMNQYHNQRFAHNNQFHNNYKQKSHMQRQQQLQLQLANMSPEQRDHFLSRQEKVQKITRCSGFMTPKDKDFVTRFQLSQIVTDDPYNEDFYSQVYKVLNSANGENNMNSLAQKYLEQSGHRLGGRSKRADIALQRMQQQVSKAVSVAKERGESTGILTKAGALGKVSFGNGKQPRRQLIIHNQESEQDDKASTKANTKKEIVLPKEFTFSKSARTFQLSIIEKIYNEVLKLESLERENQQYETSQLWKSLHINDVIKTSAGEVMNPFISILSYDKMMKLFDRMFHFFTPEQKLELTSQLFLHLQDLDVIRKGSYQNYSANNYEIPNEVSKKIDLFQIAVLKGLVFYLSESNFSYVLTWLNTLVTSKTILFIVTTKIGLSLITVLISRLELIKQEFGSSISAQELSQWQTVYDQLFQCLEGRLSTCFPPYISHDEARKVTNKDSNDDGSYVWQFLASLTLTGQLNHQRIIVDEVRNEIFGVMAVAKELKSKGELDSASRYLDNLNLFLNAMGLVATEDDISQLNE
- a CDS encoding uncharacterized protein (PKUD0B09410; similar to Saccharomyces cerevisiae YOL070C (NBA1); ancestral locus Anc_3.148) produces the protein MTDSEVEPLLGKSAGSSVYDRIPSDASLKKSPSSTLPIQIEEGTPSQAKSNTTDTDSEKSALNSGLKIPPRSNSRSYSLSKASTRNSPPKFPSIENLSQNPNTTINSFKVGNTAGNRTSVFSDYSGIVQQVDIDTIKFVGNKDSVQLSGNFSSSSSDHYIQEDNDASSLPKTPRALSKEKYPGTNALDSKNMANLIRKNTEHSPIKKTGLPLPESPLPKLHDAYKHPRSVETSPLKKRHQKSLSNASSESSKVHQQLDNIMKEVEDLQSVIDDDQLKKTGSKLSMASTNHSFHTADDGDSIYTTNPLLEPEEDGQKPEEDEETVTLKFGHTLDPSLLGTVKHESPLRLKNPKTESTKSHAKSTSSKSGKSRHSKSSSSHKSKRRSTSSRNSLKPFSYETLAKLLNATDGIIIGQEFATLNIPSEEKFLIERIVDSISRLTANMMLNPARYDQSCARLERVLNVLEGFD
- a CDS encoding uncharacterized protein (PKUD0B09420; similar to Saccharomyces cerevisiae YLR147C (SMD3); ancestral locus Anc_8.358) yields the protein MVVTLPIKLLHEAHGHIVTIELTNGVSYRGKLLEAEDSMNVQLQDVIVTAKDGSTKHASQIYIRGSQIQFFSLPDILIHSPLFENQKTKL
- a CDS encoding uncharacterized protein (PKUD0B09430; similar to Saccharomyces cerevisiae YLR148W (PEP3); ancestral locus Anc_8.359) gives rise to the protein MQDQADTLERAKEESSPFSIEEVQLQYPLKSRVCKLFVRNNYVYIILKSGTIQGIDLDKPEDVNIINLPIGSDQQIKDAWVDDFNYHLILRSSKNEYFYVRHNSSTYSTLSRLKNLNVSCICFFSRCTTKTFSGPLLVTTSNRLLLEYSIDNNKEKFLKTIVKLKFPIIQMVSSLHDESKGVLSYNVDLFAETEILCYKTKIPAEPASNVQVFQALGKDTPSKVDIEVISRVTSHGNYMTFYNSETIFVDKVDLTECDEFSTRRIPIEENVRCVALTGYFILVITTMNKLVVYNQLNFNIIEKFSLSYLGLNILGISFDSINRTFWLYSDHHIFELIINIESTGIIDALIQKHMYDEALKIVSPSNKVHRSLILRKKGYFLLNEQQYKKAIDVFLQTDEAFDRVALAIFEVEDQSLLRYYLNSKLSSLPSSMKAQKILLATWIVETYAEQLNSIKNTSINSTKHNKSIINGLQNDDSDNLKSSSIDQEFQNFLKKNMKIFDKETVYQILISHNCGDDLLFFAELMQDYDFVLKHYISLQRWDASLSVISKQQSPELVYKSASVLLVNYPKKTVDLWIRLIDDLNPQKLIPALLTYNKTVITSRKILVDQNQAIRFLKYLIYEKQSKDKLIYNTYFSFLIAFANTDDENVTLKHLEQFGESRKRYFGLSGNGDVAFDYDFVLRLCFKFNKIHSAIYLYSFMGKNEDAVTLALNNDLIETAIQVAEQPHGLDDTTRKILWMKISKELVDKVLSNREYVSQHSNIFIKDKTNTEIGASTNEIYILLKFLTEACELITIRDLLPLFPDFIVIDNFKESLVAALQQLSADMNKLSTEMEAELTEAENVTLKIKNFKSRNFQIIDPYESCELCHRILTIRKFIVFPCSHAFHQDCLVKRILESNDYKKKNAIYKLQKQISLSKRNNTLSKAVKKDIDILLSSSCCLCSDMKINEIEEPLVKPGDNKMAEWKI
- a CDS encoding uncharacterized protein (PKUD0B09440; similar to Saccharomyces cerevisiae YPL029W (SUV3); ancestral locus Anc_8.480); translation: MLLTYRSFTLPRSIIFRQYATVRHRQDDVIYNKEIRDRIKKSFQAFKSKLKSNNLKQFHYPVIRKHYDNLFLKNNYNALLKTTIDLEQEVLDSSSEHIRKVDLKSQSPKILAQILTPTQENLAQITGFILNNRDNLDILPLEPDAVKTNSSDEKLDLTMDLLIEKFLYMKFKPFHLHHTFSNKDNNQNYNEKLTLNIMDVDNPFEWFPQARRLKRKFIMHVGPTNSGKTYNALKRLETCSKGYFAGPLRLLAREVYEKFQSKGVRCNLVTGEEVVVDIDENGNRAGLTSGTIEMLSLSDSYDVIVVDEIQMIGDQFRGSAWTNAILGAKAKEIHLCGEKSAIPLIEKLVKMTGDDLIINEYNRLGKLVVDDKPINFHELKRGDCIVCFSKPVILDMKAHVEKETGLKCAVIYGALPPETRAQEAQRFNDGVYDIVVASDAIGMGLNLKINRVIFTTTQKYNGKANVTLTDSNIKQIGGRAGRYGVGGGEGHITAINATELQVVRKAIDAPIEYLKTATLWPPDGLWVRYYSMFSGRTPLSSIYRKFENDLSKHYRKTKNLKRTFVLQSLDDRKTVSKFFEAHNLTENFYIQDQLKCIACPTTLTGAPSRALKLVTDDLFKQFMETIATRSRKSVFDFESMPFYVTSEDSIEGEPIIKDRKIHTKGGDIELEPVPASMKEEIIEKIKKAEIKEFQTLRTPVNKIVPVEERLMKLEQFHRAMGTYMWLAYRFPQCFIDIQSATRLRELIEYRISEMLSNLRASKKLDNNRFKTF